The Trichoderma asperellum chromosome 6, complete sequence region GTAAACAAATGATCGAAATGCGGTCATAATGAATGTTCGCTTCTCTATAGTACAGTAGTAGCGTATCTGAAATATAAATTGTTATGAAAGGGACAGAAAGATTTTATACATAATTAAATATTGCAATATTGCAAATCAAGGGAAAGTCCTAGGCAGACCTTTCTTTTAATCTTATGCTTGAACCTTGCGACTTACTCTGGAGGCCCCATAGCATCTCTAATTTGGCCTGTTGCCTCGCAAGCTATCCGTTCGCAAACTGCAGCCACTTACAGTTGCACCGGATACTTCTCGCGGATGACTTTTCCGTattgagaaaagaagatgggaaCGGGAATGAATGCGAGTGAAATGAAGCCTAGCAGGGAATTTCCCCATCCGAGGCTGAGTGTCGCAAAGAGTCTTGGGCCAGCAAGTGGGAGCAGAGCGCCTAGTGGCGATCGAGAAGCAACGAGGGCAGCACTTCCTGATGCTGCATGAGTCGGGTACGAGTCAATGATATAGGTCTGAATGGGGAGGTATAAGCCCATCAATCCAAAGCCGAACGGTACCATGCCGATGATTGGGACAATCCAGTGAACATCTTTGTCGGTCGTCCAACCGTACCAAAAGAAGCTGATGGGGCAAAAGGCTGCGTAAAAAATCATCATGGGTAGCCTCATCTCTGGTTCGAATTTGCCGCCGTTACGCTGTGCCATTTTTGCCATTATCCGATCGTTGGTGAGTGCGGTTAGTATTAATCCAGCCATGAAACCGATGCCAATGCCCAAATAAGCCAACCCTGATAAACCGGTTGAGAAGCCGTACTTGCCTTTGAATACTGAAGGAATGGTAGTGAAAAAAAGATAGAGTAATCCATACTCCAATGCCAGATATgttgagagaagaaagacaatGGGGGATTTGCAGAACAAGAGAATCGGTCGTTCCATGCCCATTCTCAGCTTCGCCAATATAGAGGTATCAGCTCCCAGCTTTGCGTAAGCACTGTGGACATCATTCCTGCCTAACTCCTTTGCGAGCTGCTTAGTTTTCCATTCAATGAGAACAGGGGCATAAGTCTCACGATTGAGAATCTCAATGCCAGCAGAGGTGATGCCTCCAACTATCAGAAGAACCCAAAACACCCAGCGCCAACCCACAGTCTCGCTAATGAATCCTCCACAGATTGGCCCAACTACAGGGCCTAGCAATGGCCCCATGCTCCAGACAGATGTCGCTAGCCCACGGCTCTCAATGGGGAAGAGGTCAGCGATCACGCCGGCTCCCAAAGTCAAACACCCGGAGCCGCCCACGCCAGAAAGCAGCCGGAACACAATCAAACTTGCAATATTCGGGGCTTTTGCACAGCCTATTTGCCATATGACAAAAAACCAGTTCGCACTGCTGAGAACAATTCGGCGACCGTAGATTTCACTCAGAGGCGCAAGTAAGAGGGGGCCAAACTGCATCCAAAATcagtatatatacctacttctttctcttcgaaTATGCTCTAGTGGCGGGACATACTGAATAACCTAGCAAATAGATGCTCAcagtaaaagaaagtatagCTTCATTGGTAACCCCGAAATCGGCCCCGACATATTCAATAGCGGGTGACAGCATGCTGGACGCGAGCGGCGAGACGAAAGTGATGCCGGCCATCAACGCCAACAACCCCCATTTACGACTTGACGGAAAGTTTTGGGGGTTTTTGGGGTCATCTTGCCCATCCCAGCCAACAATGCCTTCACCGAGATTTGTTTCTGGGAAGTGAGGCGTATCTGGTTTCGTACCATGGGTATCCTTTTCGACAGATTTCTCAATGTCTGGCGGCGGTCTAGAATTGCTATCCGATGACCAATTTGCATTGGTGGACTTCGAAGCATTATTGGTATTTTCCATATCATCTGTGGAAATTTCCTTGTCTTTTAACTGAAGTTGTGACATATTTTGAGAGCTAATCTCGACTGGTCCGGCAAAGAGGGCGCGTGAAGACAtacagaaaaagaagttcGGTGGGCAGTACTATAGGAGGCGAATTTGAGTGATTCATTTTCGAGCCTATCCCCGGATTTTTATtcatttgtatttttttagGAATTGGTATCCAGAATCCCATCTGTGTCAGATTTGTAAGGTGTTTAGATTTGTCAATTTCGCGGACTTTATCGCACATCTCGGTTTTGTCGCAAATATCGGATTTCACGGTTACCCCACATTCTGCCAAGCAAAGTATAAGTAAGAGAAATCTCGTCCGTGAAACTTGACACTGCATTTAATCTTTAACCTGCCCGCAAAACTGGAAAACTCAAGATCAAGAGTTTTGACTGCCTCCCCAAGTTCCTGGAAAGCAAATGCTCTTTAATTGCTATCATCTTTATCCCCGAAGAAATTCGTAAAGCAATCCCTCCAACAGCAATTTTCAATCAGATCAATTTTCTGTTCATAACGCTAAGCACGTTGTTGACTCTGTTAACGATGGGCTCCTTCGCCGCTTCCTTACCGTCTGGATATATCATCCAAGATGGGTACCCGCCCATATCGGACTATCTCAACCTTCGTTTAATCTCTGGCCTCACTCCGAAAACTTCTTCACAAGCTATCGAGATCCCCAAAGGCAGTTGGTATGGTTGCTTTATAACTTCGGAAGAAGACAATTCAGTCATTGGAATGGGTCGCATTATTGGCGATGGCGGATGGTACTTTCACATAGCGGACATGGCAATTCATCCACAGCACCAACGAAAGGGTTTAGGAGAACAGATTCTGAAGAGGCTTTTATGGGAAATTGAAGCAAAAGCTCCCAAGGACGGAGTACCTTATATCACACTTATGGCAGATGCGCCTGGAAGAAAATTATACCAGAAGAATGGATTCGTTGAAACGGCCCCCCATTCACTTGGTATGGTTTTGAAGAAACCTTTAAACGGTACACTATGAAGCTGCTATCGGTATGACTAAGATCATATCACCAAACAACCATGTTAGAGGCAGAGCGAAGTTGTCAGATTGGCGATGACGGGTAGAGCCTTCTAGAACCACTTGGGACACATATAGAAAAATACAGAATTAGACTTGGACATATgagatttaaaaaagaataaaagaaagtctATATTTTACAATAAGAGTAACTAAACGGCCAATACTTCTCCAGCACAATCTTCCCTAATTCACCTAGTGTCGCACGACTTTAAATGCGTCGCCTCGATTATACCTTTCAGCTCAATTACTTAAGCATATGCGTACCAGCCTGCTCATTTCCACTAACTCTCGAATACTCAGTCAACTCTTCAAATCCCACCACAGGAGTCTTTTTTCGAAATAAGAGCCCAAAAGACCAAACATTTGCAATCTTCTGCAAAATCGATCGATTGTCCGGTATCACTTCCAACATGGCCTCGGTTCCATCTTGTGCTAAATAGATATTAGGATTCCTTGGCAACAGGCGACCTGCATTCCATACATTCCATAGTAGTGAGTTGAGAAGCATAAGAGTAGCCTCGAAAATATAGAAGTAGACTTCGTACCGCAAAAGAGGGTTTAGTTGTTTCAGCACCtcaatattagtaatatCTACCTTTGTATTGCCAGTATGTTCCACCAGACGATAGACACATCTTATGAAGATTAGCGTCATACTCATATATAGCGTAGGTAGAAGAGTTTTGATAGCCTTGGATTGTACCGAAGCTTTTTTACACCTCGTATGAAAAGTAGCAGTCATACAGACAAAAATAGTGATAACGATGAGTTGAATGACAAGGACGGCCATTATTAGGTGGCTTCCAAGCTTTTGTGTGCCGGGTGATGCCGATGGATTAGCGGATAAGGAGGCTCCGACACCATTCAAGGCTTCGACCAAAGCCATGAGGCCTCCAAACACAAGAAGGACTTTAGAAGCAGGGAGAGGAGCGCAGTGAGGGACGTAATAAAATATGCGGCCGAGGACATGGTAATTCGAGAGCTCAAGAAGTGGCCTGCAGAAGCAAAATATCCATTAGTCACGAGAGATTGGCCATACTTGGCATGGATTCGTAACCTACGGGCATGCATATATAAAGACCTGACTTAGGATAAAAACAATCAGAGTGGCACTTCCATCTGGATCATAAATATAGTGATAAGACGAGTATTCTCTAAGAGCAAAGCCCGCAGCGAATATTACGGCGCAAACGGAGTGCAATCCGATCAATTTAAATGACCTGTAATGGCTGAGCTTTAGAGTTAGTGAATATCCTGCTAATTTTAGTCTTTTCTGGAAGTAGGTAATAGTTACAAGCATTGCCAAATATGAAAGACAGCAGAAATGGCGAAAGCTATGGCGAAGACGATTGGAGCTCCTTTATTGGGGGCGTAGACATACAGGCTATACAAAACTACAACCCGTTAGTTTGGTATTCTCATTGATGAGGTTAATAGTTTGGTATTCTTACTTGGATCGCCTTCTGCCATTGTGAAACgaacaaagacaaaagaaaagtcgAATTTTGTGTGAAAGTAAAAGTAAGATGACAGGCAATTACATTTGTTGACAGCTCAATGCATATTGTAGGCGTCTAGAAGTAGTGAATAGAAGAATGGaaacacacatatatataaaagggtttgccaataaaataaagaaatcaAGAATCTGAGAAAAgtgaagagcaaaaagaaaggaatcATGGTGACTTTGGGGCTTTTATCAACTTTGCCAGAGCTTTCAAAAGAGAGGCTCAAAAGCAGCCAACCGGTCCTAATGCAACAAGCGCTTTGCCCAAttaggagaaaaaaagtgccAAGACTTTTAGCTTCCGGCGGTACTTTCCAGACCCACTCTGGCCGCGTATTGTTGTTGACGGCGAGAGTTTCAAGTGCTGGAGAAGGCGGCGATAagagtaggtacatgtatacgGCGAAGGGGTGAGGGTCAAACAACTGTGGTGCATATCGCTAGTggtttaattaagttttggTTCGTTTTGATCGacgtattattaataacctcTCGTTACTTTTTATAGCTGGCGGAAGGATCACTTGTAAAGCGGCATGAGGCGGCTTGTATCCACGGCAATCTGCAGCGTGAAGATGTACGGCCTCCCAAAGCAAACATCCCAACGAGTTTCTCCAGAACTCCAAAACTGTTCGAGCGCTCGTTTTGCCGTAAGTGGAACATAGGTGCCAGCATCGTAGCTAAGTTCCGACAGCTGGCTAGCAACAAAGGTGCGCATTGCTTCACTGCCATGGACGGCTTCTGCCCCAAGCACAACCAGCGGCCAAATCATGAACCTCTTCAGCCTTTTACTGGCGAGTGCCTCTTTGAGAAGGGTCTGTAGGACTTCTCCGTGCTCAACACATTGCATACGCAGCGCTGAAGAGTGAGGTAGAACTGATAAACTTTGGAGAGATAAGATGCAGTATAgcgcaacagcagcctgGTACGCTCTGCCTACTAATACCCAGTCTTCGTGACATGAATGTTTAGATTCGGCTAATTTCTGAGGTGAAAAGAAATCGATGCGCTCCAATGTTTCATAGGCTACTTCCTGGAGAGCTTTGGTGTCAAAAACATCAAGCCTTGCACCCTTCATACGCAGGTGGTTGATTTTGAAGATTTCAGGGAACAGCTGTATCGGGCATAGATGAATTTGAGATGCCATAATACTGTATTTTTCAAGTACAAAGTTCAGAGCCTCGACATGTAGATTTGTCATAAAGAGGTCTGAAGCCGGACATGTAGTGTCTCCGATTACTGCCATACTATATAGTGTTAGTTCATTATAACGGCAAAGAGCGATTGAAATATTGTGGCATACGACCAGAAGCAAAGCATCAACGGCTGCATGCTTATTGATGTGCATAGCGCATAGAATCCGCCACGTAACGTAATCAATTTGTATATTGCGCCTAAATGGCATCGCCAGTCAAGCGATCTTCCCTGGTGGATCTGTATAAGAAACGGTCAGGTAAGCACAGGAAATAACTTGGACGTATCCAAGGGTAGAAGTAACTAACGTCTGCAAGTAGGAGTGTCAATATTCCAGCGATAATTGTATCACCGGCACGCTTATCTTCCCTGTTGAGATAGTCATTTAGAGATCGGACAGCGAGGCCCCAGTAGAAATAGAACTTCTCCGTTAGTGGTTTAAGCTGAAGGATATTGCTTGTTTGGTTGATTCGGTGGCTCATGATCATGCACAGCATGCCATACTTCAGATAATCAGGGCTTAGGCGTGCAGCTCGGATATGCGTAGCAGAAATCTGGTAGAGATAGGGATTATGGCCGAAATCATGGATAGGAGctaaatctttatatatgCAGGAATTGACTATCCAGGAGATATTAGCAAACTACCTCTAATTATCGGCACAACTAACATTGAACCTACAGTATTCGAGGGATTGTACGATGACATGAACTTCGTCATTCATCTCAATCTGTGGAATCGTAATATTCATATATTTTTCAACCGTGGTTATATGCCTTATCATGCCTGCTGTTATTTTCTCGTGGTCGTCTTGATATTTTCGCCGTGAATTTTTCTTGTGCTTTTGATCCCGAGATACGACTCTGCCAGGCGTGATCCACTTCAGTCTAGTAGGCTTCACATCACCATATCCTGGACATGGTATGCCAGATGTATG contains the following coding sequences:
- a CDS encoding uncharacterized protein (EggNog:ENOG41~TransMembrane:12 (i107-124o144-164i171-189o201-225i237-256o262-283i334-361o381-401i422-441o447-470i482-503o515-534i)~SMCOG1005:Drug resistance transporter, EmrB/QacA~antiSMASH:Cluster_6.1), coding for MSSRALFAGPVEISSQNMSQLQLKDKEISTDDMENTNNASKSTNANWSSDSNSRPPPDIEKSVEKDTHGTKPDTPHFPETNLGEGIVGWDGQDDPKNPQNFPSSRKWGLLALMAGITFVSPLASSMLSPAIEYVGADFGVTNEAILSFTVSIYLLGYSFGPLLLAPLSEIYGRRIVLSSANWFFVIWQIGCAKAPNIASLIVFRLLSGVGGSGCLTLGAGVIADLFPIESRGLATSVWSMGPLLGPVVGPICGGFISETVGWRWVFWVLLIVGGITSAGIEILNRETYAPVLIEWKTKQLAKELGRNDVHSAYAKLGADTSILAKLRMGMERPILLFCKSPIVFLLSTYLALEYGLLYLFFTTIPSVFKGKYGFSTGLSGLAYLGIGIGFMAGLILTALTNDRIMAKMAQRNGGKFEPEMRLPMMIFYAAFCPISFFWYGWTTDKDVHWIVPIIGMVPFGFGLMGLYLPIQTYIIDSYPTHAASGSAALVASRSPLGALLPLAGPRLFATLSLGWGNSLLGFISLAFIPVPIFFSQYGKVIREKYPVQL
- a CDS encoding uncharacterized protein (EggNog:ENOG41~antiSMASH:Cluster_6.1) — its product is MPQFSELPSQRMRNTGGQGKRHCWECRRRCLVCDSKEPGCKRCHTSGIPCPGYGDVKPTRLKWITPGRVVSRDQKHKKNSRRKYQDDHEKITAGMIRHITTVEKYMNITIPQIEMNDEVHVIVQSLEYFNSCIYKDLAPIHDFGHNPYLYQISATHIRAARLSPDYLKYGMLCMIMSHRINQTSNILQLKPLTEKFYFYWGLAVRSLNDYLNREDKRAGDTIIAGILTLLLADIHQGRSLDWRCHLGAIYKLITLRGGFYALCTSISMQPLMLCFWSMAVIGDTTCPASDLFMTNLHVEALNFVLEKYSIMASQIHLCPIQLFPEIFKINHLRMKGARLDVFDTKALQEVAYETLERIDFFSPQKLAESKHSCHEDWVLVGRAYQAAVALYCILSLQSLSVLPHSSALRMQCVEHGEVLQTLLKEALASKRLKRFMIWPLVVLGAEAVHGSEAMRTFVASQLSELSYDAGTYVPLTAKRALEQFWSSGETRWDVCFGRPYIFTLQIAVDTSRLMPLYK